A stretch of the Uranotaenia lowii strain MFRU-FL chromosome 3, ASM2978415v1, whole genome shotgun sequence genome encodes the following:
- the LOC129757693 gene encoding microfibril-associated glycoprotein 4-like, which translates to MLLLLMLLTAVLSQDHFLPRSCTDVSSPKSGVYRLYPEYGFGDPIDVYCDQAHDGGGWIVIQNRFDGSVNFYRGWSEYEKGFGDWRSEFWLGLKTIHRITYSQRFELLIRLEDFENVTKDARYDYFVVSGPEDGYRLKNLGAYSGSAGDSLSPAKDQQFSTLDRNTNSRYGNAGAQFQGAWWYNWEGGNLNGLYLKAQQSDYAIMMCWRTFRGYHYGLKTSRMMIRPLQSTNGS; encoded by the exons atgttaCTTTTATTGATGCTCCTCACTGCGGTTCTTTCTCAGGATCATTTTTTACCTCGATCTTGCACAGATGTGAGTTCTCCCAAATCCGGTGTCTATCGTTTATATCCCGAGTATGGATTCGGCGATCCAATTGACGTGTACTGTGATCAAGCTCATGATGGCGGAGGATGGATTGTGATCCAGAATCGATTTGATGGCTCAGTTAATTTCTATCGAGGTTGGAGCGAATACGAGAAGGGTTTTGGTGACTGGCGCAGTGAATTCTGGTTGGGTTTGAAAACGATTCATCGTATCACTTACTCTCAGCGCTTTGAATTGCTTATCCGACTAGAAGATTTCGAAAATGTTACAAAAGATGCTCGATACGATTACTTTGTGGTGTCCGGCCCAGAAGATGGTTACCGACTTAAAAATCTGGGAGCATATTCCGGGTCTGCGGGTGATTCATTATCTCCAGCAAAGGATCAGCAATTTTCAACACTGGATCGGAATACGAATTCCCGTTATGGAAATGCTGGAGCTCAATTTCAAGGCGCTTGGTGGTATAACTGGGAAGGAGG gaATTTGAATGGATTATATTTGAAGGCACAACAGTCCGATTATGCGATAATGATGTGCTGGAGGACATTCAGGGGATACCACTATGGATTAAAGACGTCAAGAATGATGATTCGTCCGTTGCAATCAACGAATGGATCATAA